From a region of the Synechococcus sp. RS9916 genome:
- a CDS encoding J domain-containing protein encodes MGFDPRRWSSEPRAREVTSNVETLLAENEALRREVRHLRLQLERLERSARRDPQPFRGQAWGWQGSQGEPEPARVNARQVENWGELLAGQPGWSVLRQKGLVELVDQLNRQSFHANLTLQQRLDRLLPGLGRDLFDAIGTPTTKKHWAVLAAFALYGVRTNEWLDEDPARVVAELRQRLARRQGGRRTRSDQRRTDRRADDQSSEQASSDHHHNVGAPRGADPRRVAAYAALELSWGASRDRIKQAHRRLVKQHHPDMGGSADAFRRVNDAYQLLIA; translated from the coding sequence ATGGGCTTTGATCCACGACGCTGGTCATCGGAGCCCCGTGCCCGCGAGGTCACCAGCAATGTTGAGACGCTGCTGGCGGAAAATGAAGCCTTGCGCAGGGAAGTGCGCCACCTCCGTTTACAGCTGGAGCGGCTTGAACGCAGTGCGCGCCGAGATCCTCAGCCCTTCCGTGGCCAGGCTTGGGGCTGGCAGGGCTCGCAAGGCGAACCCGAACCGGCTCGCGTCAATGCCCGGCAGGTGGAGAACTGGGGTGAGCTTCTAGCGGGCCAACCTGGCTGGTCCGTGCTGCGCCAGAAGGGATTAGTGGAGTTGGTGGATCAGCTCAACCGCCAAAGTTTCCACGCCAATCTCACCCTTCAGCAGCGTCTTGATCGGTTGTTGCCGGGGTTGGGACGTGACTTGTTCGATGCAATTGGTACCCCGACAACCAAGAAACATTGGGCCGTTTTGGCGGCCTTCGCTTTGTATGGGGTGCGCACCAATGAATGGCTTGATGAAGACCCAGCGCGTGTGGTCGCCGAGCTTCGCCAACGACTGGCCCGGCGCCAGGGTGGACGGCGCACGCGCAGTGATCAGCGCCGTACGGATCGTCGGGCTGATGATCAGTCGTCTGAACAGGCTTCGTCAGACCACCATCACAACGTTGGCGCTCCACGTGGTGCTGATCCTCGCCGCGTGGCGGCCTATGCCGCTCTTGAGTTGAGCTGGGGCGCCAGCCGCGATCGGATCAAGCAGGCCCACCGCCGTCTTGTGAAGCAGCACCACCCCGACATGGGGGGATCCGCCGATGCATTCCGTCGTGTCAATGACGCCTATCAACTATTGATCGCTTAG
- the fmt gene encoding methionyl-tRNA formyltransferase gives MKILYWGTPAYAVPTLQALHQAGHAIVGVVTQPDRRRGRGKQLVPSPVKTAALELGIPVFTPERIRKEPDCQAELARLGADCSVVVAFGQILPKDVLEQPPLGCWNGHGSLLPRWRGAGPIQWSLMEGDEATGVGVMAMEEGLDTGPVLLEEALPIGVRENAESLASRLSQLTAELMVKAMPLIEAAGPGPEHERLARLNVRPQTEPSSYARMLAKEDFQINWNRSALAIHRQVMGLYPGATTHWKGKRLKVMVTEPLIKRLSDHLSSEAAALAEQWGLSAGETPDPSIHPGQVLAVVPDQGLVVASQGCPLLVKEAQLEGKSRSQGAQLLQQLQACEGDRLGLSDQ, from the coding sequence GTGAAGATCCTTTATTGGGGCACCCCTGCCTATGCGGTGCCCACCCTTCAGGCCCTTCATCAGGCTGGTCACGCCATCGTTGGCGTTGTGACGCAGCCCGATCGCCGACGGGGACGGGGGAAACAACTGGTGCCCTCGCCCGTGAAAACAGCGGCCCTCGAGCTGGGCATCCCTGTGTTCACCCCCGAACGGATTCGCAAGGAGCCTGACTGCCAAGCCGAGCTGGCACGATTGGGCGCTGATTGTTCGGTGGTGGTGGCTTTTGGCCAAATTCTCCCCAAAGACGTGCTGGAACAACCGCCTCTTGGTTGCTGGAACGGCCACGGTTCCTTGCTGCCTCGTTGGCGAGGAGCGGGCCCAATCCAGTGGTCCTTGATGGAAGGAGACGAGGCAACGGGGGTTGGGGTGATGGCCATGGAGGAAGGGCTGGACACCGGTCCTGTGTTGCTGGAAGAAGCCCTGCCGATCGGGGTGCGTGAAAACGCGGAATCCCTGGCGTCACGGCTCAGTCAATTGACGGCTGAGCTGATGGTCAAAGCCATGCCGCTGATCGAAGCCGCGGGTCCCGGTCCGGAGCATGAGCGCCTTGCCCGTCTGAACGTCCGCCCACAAACCGAGCCCAGCAGTTACGCCCGCATGTTGGCCAAAGAGGATTTCCAGATCAACTGGAACCGCTCAGCTCTGGCCATTCATCGGCAGGTGATGGGGCTCTATCCCGGTGCCACCACGCACTGGAAAGGCAAACGTCTCAAAGTGATGGTCACTGAACCATTGATCAAGCGTCTCTCCGACCACTTGAGTTCAGAAGCAGCGGCTCTGGCGGAGCAATGGGGTCTCTCGGCTGGCGAAACGCCAGACCCCTCCATTCATCCAGGCCAGGTGCTTGCCGTTGTGCCGGATCAGGGCTTGGTGGTGGCCTCCCAAGGCTGTCCACTTCTGGTGAAGGAAGCCCAATTGGAGGGCAAATCCCGGAGTCAAGGGGCACAACTGCTCCAGCAGTTGCAGGCCTGCGAAGGGGATCGCCTTGGCCTAAGCGATCAATAG
- a CDS encoding TldD/PmbA family protein, giving the protein MTTTPSTAASTPLNVHALRDQLHALAKRDGIQRWDLGASCSTNASVQVDRGEAKQMKASQRSSITVRVWNEAGLVGITSTSDLSQSGLEKALTGAKEASRFGNADDVPGFSPLATAPIPELDRPLQPAQGIQTLLTRLKAAEHDLLAHHKAIETVPYNGLSEGSSERIYLNSDGALRQMQRTQASLYLYARAEEAGRKPRSGGAVRVALGSQGLDVQGCVEEAAQRTISHLNYQAIDTGRYLICFTPEAFLDLLGAFSSLVNARAVLDGVSLSQVESLGTSVAVPFFSLHDNGLHPGHVGAAPFDGEGTPTQRLCLIHNGRLESFLHSEATARRFGVAPTGHAGLGAKVSVGPDWFEVGTSEGTSSGTTHLHHATTTEPFVLIESLNALHAGVKASQGSFSLPFDGWLVRGGERISVESATVAGDIREVLNGIVHLEADAKVTHQGVCPHVWVDGLAITGEA; this is encoded by the coding sequence ATGACCACCACACCCTCGACTGCAGCATCTACGCCCCTCAACGTGCATGCGTTGCGCGATCAACTTCATGCGCTGGCCAAGCGCGACGGCATCCAGCGTTGGGATCTGGGAGCCAGTTGCAGCACCAATGCTTCGGTGCAGGTGGATCGAGGCGAAGCCAAACAGATGAAGGCATCGCAGCGCAGTTCCATCACGGTGCGCGTCTGGAATGAGGCAGGCCTTGTTGGCATCACAAGCACCTCGGATCTGTCCCAGTCAGGCCTCGAAAAAGCACTGACGGGAGCGAAAGAAGCCAGTCGTTTTGGCAATGCTGATGACGTACCCGGCTTCTCCCCTCTGGCGACAGCACCGATCCCTGAGCTGGACCGGCCCCTTCAACCTGCCCAGGGGATTCAGACCCTGCTTACGCGCCTCAAAGCTGCCGAGCATGATCTGCTGGCCCATCACAAGGCCATCGAAACGGTCCCTTACAACGGATTGAGTGAGGGCAGCAGTGAGCGCATCTACCTGAACAGCGACGGCGCCCTGCGCCAGATGCAACGCACCCAAGCCAGCCTCTACCTCTATGCCCGTGCCGAAGAAGCAGGGCGCAAGCCGCGCAGTGGTGGCGCTGTTCGCGTGGCCCTCGGCAGTCAGGGACTGGATGTTCAGGGATGTGTTGAAGAGGCAGCCCAGCGCACCATCAGCCATCTCAACTACCAAGCGATTGACACCGGTCGCTATCTGATCTGCTTCACCCCTGAGGCCTTTCTCGACCTGCTTGGTGCATTCAGCAGCCTGGTGAACGCCCGCGCGGTACTCGATGGGGTCAGCCTCAGTCAGGTCGAATCCCTCGGCACCTCAGTGGCCGTTCCGTTCTTCTCCCTGCACGACAACGGTCTGCATCCCGGTCACGTCGGCGCCGCACCCTTTGATGGAGAGGGGACACCGACACAACGTCTGTGCCTGATTCACAACGGCCGGTTGGAGAGCTTCCTGCATTCGGAAGCCACAGCCCGCCGTTTCGGCGTGGCCCCCACGGGTCATGCGGGCCTTGGCGCCAAGGTGTCGGTTGGTCCTGACTGGTTTGAAGTGGGCACCAGTGAGGGAACCAGCAGTGGAACCACCCATCTGCACCATGCCACCACAACAGAACCTTTCGTGCTGATCGAAAGCCTCAATGCCCTCCATGCCGGGGTGAAGGCCAGCCAGGGGTCGTTCTCGCTTCCATTTGATGGCTGGCTGGTGCGCGGAGGTGAACGCATCTCGGTGGAATCAGCCACCGTTGCGGGTGATATCCGCGAGGTTCTCAATGGCATCGTGCATCTTGAAGCCGATGCCAAGGTGACGCACCAGGGCGTCTGCCCCCATGTCTGGGTGGATGGACTGGCCATCACCGGTGAGGCCTGA